One genomic segment of Arthrobacter sp. zg-Y1110 includes these proteins:
- a CDS encoding serine hydrolase, whose protein sequence is MLQRRRIIVAVLAASAVLAGGLLAAPWTPRLSTQVSGDAELADAVRPLLQKPADAVSVVYLENGTVRFAGFGADERTEFEIGSVSKTFTAALLANAVERGEVTLETTVAEILGPELRDPEAEIGTVTLAELASHRSGLPRLATDPGALVSLLAGTALHRDPYTASPAEVLEQAQNASVGGRGTVAYSNLGYAFLGQLLAKAAGMEYADLLEQRIFEPLGMKDTYVPMTADNLRPDAPTGRNASGLPEGAWTGNGGAPMGGIRSTAADMSLYLQALLTETAPGAAALEPQWDTGEDGEQVGLGWFTQVSPSSGRAATWHNGMTGGFSAMAAMDREAGTAVLILSNVAVGQEEAALALLKEGL, encoded by the coding sequence ATGCTTCAACGCAGACGCATTATCGTGGCCGTCCTTGCCGCTTCAGCTGTCCTGGCCGGCGGGCTCCTTGCTGCCCCGTGGACACCGCGCCTGTCGACGCAGGTTTCCGGCGACGCAGAACTCGCCGACGCCGTTCGGCCCCTGCTGCAGAAACCTGCCGATGCGGTCAGCGTCGTCTACCTGGAAAACGGCACCGTCCGGTTTGCCGGGTTCGGTGCCGATGAACGGACCGAGTTCGAAATCGGTTCGGTGTCCAAGACGTTCACGGCAGCGCTGCTTGCAAACGCCGTCGAGCGCGGCGAGGTGACGTTGGAGACCACCGTTGCCGAGATCCTGGGCCCGGAGCTGCGGGATCCGGAAGCCGAAATCGGCACGGTCACCCTGGCCGAGCTGGCCAGCCACCGTTCGGGGCTTCCCCGGCTCGCCACCGATCCGGGAGCGCTGGTCTCCCTGCTCGCCGGCACCGCCCTCCACCGCGACCCCTACACCGCCTCGCCTGCCGAGGTGCTGGAGCAGGCACAGAATGCGTCGGTGGGTGGAAGGGGAACGGTGGCCTACTCCAACCTCGGGTATGCCTTCCTCGGGCAGCTGCTCGCCAAGGCAGCCGGGATGGAATACGCCGATCTGCTGGAGCAGCGGATTTTCGAGCCACTGGGAATGAAGGACACATACGTGCCAATGACGGCCGACAACCTGCGCCCCGATGCTCCGACTGGCCGGAATGCAAGCGGACTGCCGGAGGGAGCCTGGACCGGCAACGGCGGGGCGCCGATGGGTGGGATCCGGTCTACCGCAGCGGATATGTCGCTCTACCTCCAGGCGCTGCTGACGGAGACCGCTCCGGGGGCCGCGGCCCTGGAACCGCAGTGGGATACGGGCGAGGACGGCGAGCAGGTGGGCCTGGGGTGGTTCACCCAGGTCTCTCCCTCGAGTGGGCGGGCTGCGACCTGGCACAACGGCATGACCGGAGGCTTCTCCGCCATGGCGGCGATGGACCGGGAGGCGGGCACCGCCGTGCTGATCCTTTCCAACGTGGCTGTCGGGCAGGAAGAAGCTGCCTTGGCTTTGCTGAAGGAAGGTCTCTGA
- a CDS encoding helix-turn-helix domain-containing protein, with protein sequence MTARDDARLQALEARVAALEQRAEAAEPTSAADEADTFWALEGVRKRHPEPGAVLFTGTATTAAGAHYEYQYGLETGHLLDVDWTQFAETLASLGHPVRLAVLRAVLGGTETVAELVEELGSGTSGQIYHHVHQLTASGWLAPHARSRYRIPPARVIPLLAILTAASGGN encoded by the coding sequence ATGACCGCACGAGACGACGCCCGGCTGCAGGCGCTGGAAGCACGCGTGGCAGCCCTGGAGCAACGCGCGGAAGCCGCGGAGCCGACGTCGGCCGCGGACGAGGCAGACACTTTCTGGGCCCTCGAAGGGGTGCGGAAGCGCCATCCCGAGCCGGGAGCCGTGCTGTTCACCGGCACCGCCACTACCGCCGCCGGTGCCCACTACGAGTACCAGTACGGGTTGGAGACCGGGCATCTGCTCGACGTCGACTGGACGCAGTTCGCCGAAACCCTTGCCTCCCTCGGCCATCCCGTCCGGCTGGCCGTGCTCCGCGCCGTGCTCGGCGGAACCGAGACCGTGGCGGAACTGGTGGAGGAACTGGGTTCCGGAACTTCCGGGCAGATCTACCACCACGTTCACCAGCTGACCGCCTCGGGCTGGCTCGCACCGCACGCGCGGTCCCGCTACCGAATCCCGCCGGCCCGGGTCATCCCGCTGCTGGCGATTCTGACCGCTGCCTCCGGAGGTAACTGA
- a CDS encoding glyoxalase/bleomycin resistance/extradiol dioxygenase family protein: MKIYNPQVILFVADVARAARFYAALGFNEEFSATGAGTAPVKMEMALEGFELGLALPGPAAEAHGLTPVTAGHRACLTLWTDDVTAAYTAALDAGAKDLQGPHPFLDGRLRVAFVEDFDGHPIQFVERRTTSDRSGAAADTRDNCTKTGS, from the coding sequence GTGAAAATCTACAATCCGCAGGTCATCTTGTTCGTCGCCGACGTCGCGCGGGCGGCACGCTTCTACGCGGCCCTCGGCTTCAATGAAGAGTTCAGCGCAACGGGAGCAGGGACAGCACCCGTCAAAATGGAAATGGCATTGGAAGGCTTCGAGCTCGGGCTCGCACTGCCTGGACCGGCGGCCGAAGCCCACGGGCTCACCCCGGTCACGGCCGGACACCGCGCGTGCCTCACGCTCTGGACGGACGACGTCACAGCCGCCTACACCGCTGCACTCGACGCCGGAGCAAAAGACCTCCAAGGACCGCACCCGTTCCTGGACGGGAGACTGCGGGTTGCATTCGTCGAGGACTTCGACGGACACCCGATCCAATTCGTGGAACGGAGAACTACCAGCGACCGTTCCGGGGCCGCGGCTGACACACGGGACAACTGTACGAAGACCGGTTCATAA
- the mutM gene encoding bifunctional DNA-formamidopyrimidine glycosylase/DNA-(apurinic or apyrimidinic site) lyase — MPELPEVEVVRRGLASWVRGRTITGVEVVDPRSVRRHAPGPADLVANLEGAVVADVVRRGKFLWLPLLEAAPSPAGAASGADDDVVPPFALMAHLGMSGQLLMEDSALPDEKHLKVRFTLSPAVDASGVAMPDELRFVDQRIFGGVFLTDLVPTPDGAPGGLSETGLPLVAAEAAHIARDPLDPAFSFDEFYRRLRGRKTGIKRALLDQGLISGVGNIYADESLWAARMHFARATDTMRRADALRLVEAARDVMTRALAAGGTSFDSLYVNVNGASGYFSRSLNAYGREGLPCPRCEELGLHTLIRRDSFMNRSSYSCPVCQPRPRNGRW; from the coding sequence ATGCCTGAGCTTCCCGAAGTCGAGGTGGTCCGCCGCGGACTGGCATCATGGGTCCGCGGCCGCACCATCACCGGCGTCGAAGTCGTGGATCCCCGTTCCGTGCGGCGCCATGCGCCCGGCCCGGCCGACCTCGTTGCCAACCTTGAAGGCGCGGTGGTGGCCGACGTCGTGCGCCGCGGGAAGTTCCTCTGGCTGCCGCTGCTCGAGGCTGCTCCTTCACCGGCCGGTGCCGCTTCCGGCGCGGACGACGACGTCGTACCCCCGTTTGCGTTGATGGCCCACCTGGGCATGAGCGGGCAGCTGCTGATGGAGGACTCGGCGCTTCCGGACGAAAAGCACCTGAAGGTCCGGTTCACGCTTAGTCCCGCCGTTGATGCCTCCGGTGTTGCGATGCCGGACGAGCTGCGCTTTGTAGACCAGCGGATTTTCGGCGGTGTGTTCCTCACCGATCTGGTGCCGACTCCCGACGGCGCTCCCGGAGGCCTGTCCGAAACCGGACTTCCGCTCGTGGCTGCCGAGGCGGCCCATATCGCCCGCGACCCGCTCGATCCGGCGTTTTCCTTTGACGAGTTCTACCGCCGGCTGCGAGGCAGGAAGACCGGGATCAAACGCGCCCTGCTGGACCAGGGGCTGATTTCCGGGGTCGGGAACATTTACGCCGACGAATCCCTGTGGGCGGCACGGATGCACTTTGCCCGGGCCACGGACACCATGCGCCGGGCCGACGCGCTGCGGCTTGTCGAAGCCGCCCGGGACGTGATGACCCGTGCATTGGCTGCGGGCGGCACCAGCTTCGACTCGCTGTACGTCAATGTGAACGGCGCCTCGGGGTACTTCTCCCGGTCCCTCAACGCTTACGGCCGCGAAGGGCTGCCCTGCCCGCGCTGTGAGGAACTGGGGCTGCATACCCTGATCCGGCGGGATTCGTTTATGAACCGGTCTTCGTACAGTTGTCCCGTGTGTCAGCCGCGGCCCCGGAACGGTCGCTGGTAG
- the rnc gene encoding ribonuclease III: MKNTEELMKRLGVDIDAGTLRLALTHRSYAYEQGGIPTNERLEFLGDSILGFSVTDALYRDNPDLSEGELAKRRSAVVSTRALAGIARGLGLGEYILLGQGEKLTNGRDKSSILADTTEAIIGAVYLDHGIEAARQMVMRLVGPLLSNAEALGAGTDWKTSIQEIAAGRKMGDIEYRVSGSGPDHSRSFVAVLHIGDKAYGTGVGHSKKEAEQEAAAASWKMINAKEADSAAAGS, encoded by the coding sequence GTGAAGAATACTGAAGAGCTTATGAAGCGTCTCGGTGTCGATATCGACGCCGGGACGCTTCGTCTTGCACTCACGCACCGTTCCTACGCTTACGAGCAGGGCGGCATCCCCACGAACGAGCGCCTGGAATTCCTGGGTGACTCCATTCTGGGGTTCTCGGTAACCGATGCGCTCTACCGGGATAATCCTGATCTTTCCGAAGGCGAGCTGGCCAAGCGCCGCTCCGCCGTCGTGAGTACCCGTGCCCTCGCCGGCATTGCCCGCGGTCTGGGGCTGGGGGAGTACATCCTGCTGGGCCAGGGCGAAAAGCTGACTAACGGGCGCGACAAGTCCTCTATCCTTGCGGACACCACCGAGGCAATCATCGGTGCCGTGTACCTCGATCACGGAATAGAGGCCGCGCGGCAGATGGTGATGCGCCTTGTCGGTCCGCTGCTGTCCAACGCCGAGGCATTGGGTGCCGGGACGGACTGGAAGACGAGCATCCAGGAGATCGCTGCCGGCCGGAAAATGGGCGACATCGAATACCGGGTCTCCGGATCCGGTCCCGACCATTCCCGCAGCTTCGTTGCTGTCCTGCATATCGGCGACAAGGCCTACGGCACCGGCGTTGGCCACTCCAAGAAGGAAGCCGAGCAGGAAGCCGCCGCTGCTTCCTGGAAGATGATCAACGCCAAGGAAGCCGACTCCGCGGCTGCCGGTTCCTAG
- the rpmF gene encoding 50S ribosomal protein L32 produces the protein MAVPKRKMSRANTRARRSQWKATAPNLVKTVENGRVTYSLPHQAKVVTDSAGTALFLEYKGRKVADV, from the coding sequence GTGGCTGTTCCGAAGCGGAAAATGTCCCGCGCGAATACACGTGCACGCCGGTCCCAGTGGAAGGCGACCGCGCCCAACCTGGTGAAGACCGTGGAGAACGGCCGCGTCACCTATAGCCTGCCGCACCAGGCCAAGGTCGTAACCGACTCCGCCGGCACCGCGCTGTTCCTTGAATACAAGGGCCGCAAGGTCGCGGACGTCTAA
- a CDS encoding DUF177 domain-containing protein: MAINVRDLGRSPGTMRTLHEHVPAPKDFGVALIGVPEGSGLELDLRLEAVHEGILVSGVVIAPVKGECGRCLKPLAYDQEVDVQELFYYEDAESFEEEDEEEQHRIERDVIDLEPVLRDAVVLTMPFQPVCREDCEGLCSECGARLEEDPGHHHEAVDPRWAALAGLTGTAAEDTAAPSTESDEREES, encoded by the coding sequence CTGGCTATCAACGTCAGGGACCTCGGGCGCAGCCCGGGAACGATGCGGACCTTGCATGAACATGTACCGGCACCGAAAGACTTCGGTGTTGCGCTTATCGGCGTTCCGGAAGGATCCGGCCTCGAGCTCGATCTGAGGTTGGAGGCCGTGCACGAAGGGATTCTGGTATCCGGCGTAGTAATCGCCCCCGTAAAGGGCGAATGCGGCCGCTGCCTGAAGCCACTCGCGTACGACCAAGAAGTCGATGTGCAGGAACTCTTCTACTACGAGGACGCTGAGTCCTTCGAAGAAGAAGATGAAGAAGAGCAACACCGGATCGAGCGAGATGTCATCGATCTTGAGCCGGTATTGCGGGACGCAGTGGTTCTTACCATGCCGTTCCAGCCGGTGTGCCGGGAAGACTGCGAAGGCCTTTGCTCCGAATGCGGAGCGCGCCTTGAGGAGGATCCGGGTCACCACCATGAAGCAGTGGATCCTCGCTGGGCAGCCCTCGCCGGGCTGACCGGCACGGCCGCAGAAGATACTGCGGCACCAAGTACAGAGTCAGACGAGAGAGAAGAGAGTTAG
- the coaD gene encoding pantetheine-phosphate adenylyltransferase, whose protein sequence is MRRAVCPGSFDPIHNGHVEVIARAATLFDEVIVAVSTNYAKKYRFSAEERLELAAETFEALGGVSVVPMGDGLLADFCREHGASAIVKGLRSVQDYQYELPMAVMNRQLTGVETVFLAAESSYTHLSSSLIKEVAALGGDVAGYVPPTVLKRLTDS, encoded by the coding sequence ATGCGACGCGCTGTATGCCCTGGTTCCTTTGATCCCATCCACAACGGCCACGTGGAGGTGATTGCCCGTGCGGCAACCCTCTTCGACGAAGTCATCGTGGCGGTGTCCACCAACTATGCGAAGAAGTACCGTTTCAGTGCCGAGGAACGCCTGGAACTGGCAGCGGAAACCTTTGAGGCTCTGGGCGGGGTTTCCGTGGTCCCCATGGGGGACGGGCTCCTGGCCGACTTCTGCCGGGAACACGGAGCCTCCGCGATCGTGAAGGGGCTGCGGTCCGTCCAGGACTACCAGTACGAACTGCCCATGGCAGTAATGAACAGGCAGCTCACCGGCGTCGAAACCGTCTTCCTGGCCGCGGAAAGCAGCTACACCCACCTTTCCTCGTCCCTGATCAAGGAAGTGGCCGCCCTGGGCGGCGACGTCGCCGGCTATGTTCCCCCCACGGTGCTGAAGCGCCTGACGGACAGCTAG
- a CDS encoding aminotransferase class I/II-fold pyridoxal phosphate-dependent enzyme: MSISTAASLLRARPGTGTAAAQPWQRTAAGANLLAADGNLGVTIFEEITALAGQHGAINLGQGFPDEDGPAVMLDAARKAIASGANQYAPGQGLPVLRNAVAAHLERFYGLHVDPDSEVIVSTGATEAIASTLLALTGPGDEVLTFEPFYDSYGAVIGLSGATHTTVALDAPHFLPADGALEAAFTDRTRVVLVNNPHNPTGAVLPRKVLQQIVDLAAKHDAVIVTDEVYEHLTFGPVHIPVATLPGAAERTLTISSAGKTFSVTGWKIGWLTGPAPLVAAVRTVKTFLSYTSGTPFQSAVAVGLGLEDSYFTGAAAALQAKRDLLGSGLRAAGMEVLPSSGTYFVTADTSPLGITDATELARRLPELIGVAAIPVAVFCHAEGAQRTRSLLRFAFCKKTDVLDSASERLARLGGLL; the protein is encoded by the coding sequence ATGAGTATCAGCACAGCCGCGTCCCTGCTCCGTGCCCGGCCCGGCACCGGCACGGCCGCCGCCCAGCCCTGGCAGCGGACCGCCGCGGGAGCCAACCTGCTCGCGGCGGACGGCAACCTCGGGGTGACCATTTTCGAGGAAATCACCGCCCTTGCCGGACAGCACGGAGCCATCAACCTCGGCCAGGGTTTTCCCGATGAGGACGGGCCGGCCGTAATGCTCGACGCCGCACGGAAGGCCATTGCCTCCGGCGCCAACCAGTACGCCCCGGGACAGGGCCTGCCGGTCCTGCGCAACGCCGTCGCGGCCCACCTGGAGCGGTTCTACGGGCTGCACGTGGACCCGGACAGCGAGGTCATCGTCAGCACCGGCGCCACGGAAGCCATTGCGTCGACCCTCCTGGCCCTGACGGGTCCCGGAGACGAGGTGCTGACCTTCGAACCCTTCTACGATTCCTACGGCGCGGTCATTGGGCTCAGCGGTGCCACGCACACCACCGTCGCCCTCGACGCACCGCATTTCCTCCCCGCCGACGGCGCCCTCGAAGCGGCGTTCACCGACCGCACGCGGGTGGTGCTGGTCAATAACCCGCACAACCCCACGGGCGCAGTCCTTCCCCGCAAGGTCCTGCAGCAGATCGTGGACCTGGCAGCGAAGCACGACGCCGTGATCGTCACCGACGAGGTGTACGAACACCTGACCTTCGGGCCGGTGCACATTCCCGTAGCCACGCTGCCCGGTGCCGCGGAACGGACCCTGACCATTTCCTCGGCGGGCAAAACGTTTTCCGTAACCGGCTGGAAAATCGGCTGGCTCACGGGTCCGGCACCGCTGGTGGCTGCGGTCCGCACCGTCAAGACCTTCCTGAGCTACACCTCCGGCACCCCCTTCCAGTCCGCGGTCGCCGTCGGCCTGGGACTGGAGGATTCCTACTTCACCGGAGCCGCCGCGGCACTGCAGGCGAAGCGGGACCTGCTCGGATCCGGGCTGCGGGCGGCCGGAATGGAAGTCCTGCCCTCCTCCGGAACATACTTCGTTACCGCCGACACGTCGCCCCTGGGCATTACCGACGCCACGGAACTGGCTCGGCGGCTGCCGGAACTGATCGGCGTGGCGGCCATTCCGGTGGCCGTGTTCTGCCATGCGGAAGGAGCGCAGCGCACCCGGTCCCTGCTCCGGTTCGCGTTCTGCAAGAAAACGGACGTCCTGGACTCCGCCTCCGAGCGCCTCGCCCGGCTGGGCGGGCTGCTGTGA
- a CDS encoding spermidine synthase, translating into MNASRLLRGIGAHATITEDGFTPGAYILSIGGAEQSHVDLARPQEISYEYLRRIGNVLDLAAADGEPVRALHLGAGALTLARYLQATRPGSEQAAVELERELLDFVLAQLPLPEGTRLETVIGDARESLDRFAGQHFDAIVLDIFAGPDAPAHLATSDFYAELIALLSPAGVLLVNVGDDPPLAFARRQVREVQASLGTAGEAADGEVADGDVAALAQRDMFTGRYPGNIVLAATRFRWPAEWTQQLLAAGPHPAAVLTGEDLDRFAG; encoded by the coding sequence GTGAACGCGTCCCGGCTGCTGCGGGGCATCGGCGCCCACGCCACCATCACCGAAGACGGCTTCACCCCCGGGGCCTACATCCTGAGCATCGGCGGCGCGGAGCAGTCCCACGTGGACCTGGCCCGCCCGCAGGAGATTTCCTACGAGTACCTGCGCCGGATAGGCAACGTCCTGGACCTGGCCGCAGCGGACGGGGAGCCGGTGCGTGCGCTGCATCTGGGCGCCGGAGCGCTGACCCTCGCCCGCTACCTCCAGGCCACCCGCCCCGGGTCGGAGCAGGCGGCGGTGGAACTGGAACGCGAACTGCTGGACTTCGTGCTGGCGCAGCTTCCCCTGCCGGAGGGCACCCGGCTGGAGACCGTCATCGGGGACGCGCGGGAATCACTGGACCGCTTTGCCGGCCAGCATTTCGATGCCATTGTCCTGGACATCTTCGCCGGCCCCGATGCGCCCGCGCACCTGGCGACGTCGGACTTCTACGCCGAGCTGATTGCCTTGCTCTCCCCCGCCGGGGTGCTGCTGGTCAATGTCGGGGACGATCCGCCGCTGGCCTTCGCCCGCCGGCAGGTCCGCGAGGTCCAGGCCTCGCTGGGCACGGCCGGTGAGGCTGCGGACGGCGAGGTTGCAGACGGCGACGTGGCGGCGCTGGCACAGCGGGACATGTTCACGGGACGCTACCCCGGCAACATCGTGCTCGCGGCAACCCGGTTCCGCTGGCCCGCCGAGTGGACGCAGCAGCTCCTGGCTGCCGGTCCGCACCCGGCAGCAGTGCTGACCGGCGAGGACCTGGACCGCTTCGCAGGCTAG
- the rsmD gene encoding 16S rRNA (guanine(966)-N(2))-methyltransferase RsmD — protein MSRIIAGAAGGSSLFSVPGDGTRPTTDRVKEALFSRLESYGILQEARVLDLFAGSGALGVESASRGAAAVDLVELADKPAATCRQNAELVNKILGRTCVNVHRAKAETFLLRVPADVRWDVVFIDPPYAFTEAELATVLTPLAGHLAVGAVVVLERSTRSPEPVWPEGLERFSERKYGETTLWFAEPADDDAESDDAEAAQA, from the coding sequence ATGAGCCGCATTATTGCCGGGGCTGCCGGCGGATCCTCCTTGTTCAGCGTTCCCGGTGACGGAACGCGTCCCACCACGGACCGGGTGAAGGAAGCCCTCTTTTCCCGCCTCGAGTCCTACGGCATCCTGCAGGAAGCCCGCGTGCTGGATCTGTTCGCCGGGTCCGGTGCCCTGGGTGTGGAGAGCGCCAGCCGCGGGGCGGCCGCCGTCGACCTGGTGGAACTGGCCGACAAGCCCGCGGCGACCTGCCGGCAGAACGCGGAACTGGTCAACAAGATCCTGGGCCGGACCTGCGTAAACGTGCACCGGGCCAAGGCTGAAACTTTCCTGCTGCGGGTTCCGGCGGACGTGCGCTGGGACGTGGTGTTTATTGATCCGCCCTACGCGTTCACCGAAGCGGAGCTGGCTACGGTCCTCACCCCGCTGGCCGGGCACCTCGCAGTCGGTGCGGTAGTGGTGCTCGAGCGCTCCACGCGTTCCCCCGAACCGGTCTGGCCGGAAGGCCTGGAGCGCTTCAGCGAGCGTAAATACGGTGAAACCACCCTGTGGTTCGCCGAACCTGCCGACGATGACGCAGAGTCCGACGACGCCGAGGCCGCGCAGGCCTAG